A genomic region of Papaver somniferum cultivar HN1 chromosome 7, ASM357369v1, whole genome shotgun sequence contains the following coding sequences:
- the LOC113295727 gene encoding uncharacterized protein LOC113295727 yields the protein MIKVNFDASFINSSTCSGWALMARDFAGNCDGLRGGADSAIDPEQAEAKALLNAVLWAKQKGWTRVHLEGDCLNVINAVNGSHTAVKLTTQNLINDAIDILNSFPVWLCTHVHRDANHVADSIAKFARSQNSCFQYFLNIPEWIQTLIQQDKTLM from the coding sequence ATGATAAAAGTAAACTTTGATGCTTCATTCATAAACAGCAGTACATGCTCTGGATGGGCTCTAATGGCTAGGGATTTTGCAGGAAACTGCGatggactgcgaggaggtgcaGATAGTGCAATAGACCCGGAGCAGGCTGAGGcaaaagctttgttgaatgcagTTTTATGGGCAAAGCAGAAAGGTTGGACAAGAGTACACTTGGAAGGAGACTGCCTGAATGTGATCAATGCAGTTAATGGATCACACACAGCAGTGAAATTGACAACTCAAAATTTAATAAATGATGCAATAGATATTCTAAATTCTTTTCCAGTTTGGTTATGCACACATGTGCATAGGGATGCAAACCACGTAGCTGACAGTATAGCTAAATTTGCAAGATCCCAAAATAGTTGCTTTCAATATTTCCTTAATATTCCTGAATGGATTCAAACATTAATCCAGCAGGATAAAACTCTTATGTGA
- the LOC113299257 gene encoding flowering-promoting factor 1-like, which produces MSGVWVFKQNGVIRLVENPATSKVLVHVPTNQKIRSYSQLERILTALGWERYYDDADLLQFHKRNSIDLISLPNDFSKFKSTHMYDIVVKVPDTFHVRDT; this is translated from the coding sequence ATGTCAGGAGTTTGGGTATTCAAGCAAAATGGTGTAATTCGTCTAGTCGAGAATCCGGCTACTAGCAAGGTACTTGTTCATGTACCGACGAATCAAAAGATAAGATCTTATTCTCAGCTGGAACGAATTTTAACTGCTTTAGGTTGGGAAAGGTACTACGATGATGCCGATCTTCTCCAATTTCACAAAAGAAATTCGATTGATCTAATCTCTCTACCTAATGACTTTTCCAAGTTCAAATCGACACATATGTATGATATCGTTGTCAAGGTCCCTGATACATTTCATGTCCGTGACACGTAA